In Cydia splendana chromosome 18, ilCydSple1.2, whole genome shotgun sequence, the genomic window GGCATTATATGAAAGGGCTTTTTGAGgcgattctaaaaatataccacatcattacatttcagcctatttttttaaattaaaacaaaaataattctcAAAACATACctagtttgggctcctccagatacgatatggctgattttttttgtacaatataccacAAATTATACGTCATATTCTCATATCAAACCTGTTTGAATCAAAATGCGATTAGatttatataataatcaacttTTATTGAAAGCTAATTTTAAAAGCTACTACATCAGTTATGGCACAGAATGAAGAGAGCGCTGACAGCGCGTCAAAGACAAACTTATTCTAAAATGTTGCAAGCAACAAATATTAACACTAAAGTtaagtatacaatattttataagctatGTTCAGACTTGTCCTGAACATAATTGGGCCGGGCGAGTTGAGTTAAATTTAGATTTACAGATCAAAGACAAGAATTTAACGAGACAGACAATATTTAGTCAAGAGGTAAAGGACACAGCTTAGTAATAGGTCTGACATACAATTTGTCCCCCATTTTCACCTCGGCCACTCTGACTCTACCATCCTTTCCAGGAAATATCTTAACTATGCGGCCCATTGGCCAACACAACGGGGCAGTGTTTACATTTTTGACAAGAACTAaatcacctatttttaaatttggtaGGTCATGCTTCCACTTGGGACGACTTTGCAACTGACAGAGGTAGTCTTTAGACCATGTCTTCCAGAAATCCTGCTTTAATCTAGTAACAATGCCCCAAAACTTTCTTAATCGATTAACTGGAACTTCAGTTAAATCAACATCTGGGTAACTTGTTATTGCCGTACCAATAAGAAAATGACCTGGTGTCAAGTATTTACCCTCATTAGGATCCAAGGATAGCAAGGGTCTCGAGTTCAAGATCCCTTCAAATTGAACGATCGCCGAATAAAGTTCCTCAAAAGTTAAACAATGATTTCCAACCACACGTTTTAAATGGAATTTGACACTCTTGACTCCGGCTTCCCAGAGGCCTCCAAATTGAGGCGCATAGCTTGGTATAAACTTGaatgaaatatatttcttaTTACAATATCGATACACAGAATCTCTATGTTCATTTGAACATTGTAAATCATACAATTCTTTGAGCTGGTTTGCAGCACCTTTAAAAGTTTTAGCATTATCACAATAAATAACAGTGGGCATGCCACGTCTAGATATGAAACGATCGAGACATGCTAGAAAGGTTTCAGTTGTAAGGTTCGACACTAACTCTACATGTATTGCCTTTGTAGCAAAACATACAAAAAGGGCAATATAGCTTTTTGTAACAAGAGGTCTTCGTATTCTAGCAACTTTCGTGCTAAATGGACCACAAAAATCAATTCCAACATACTGGAAAGCTCTACTAGCTGTAATCCTCTCTACTGGCAAAGAACCCATCAACTGCTTTGCAGCTTCAGCCTTCAGACGCAAGCATGTAACACACTTGTTTACTACTTTCTTTACTTCCCTAATACCATTAATTATCCAATATTTTTGAGCTAGAGAACTCAGAACAGCTCTGGCACCCAAATGCAAAAGACGCAGGTGCTCCGTTTTAATCAATAATGAAGTAAAAAATGACCCTTTCGGGAGAATTGGCGGATGCTTTCTAGCTTGCGAAATGTCTGCATTTTGCAGCCTGCCGCCCACGCGAAGGACACCACGCTGGTCCACGAAAGGATGTAAATCTGCTATCCCTGATTTAAGAGACCTACCTGACAGCAATGTTTCGATTTCGTTAGAAAAATGTTTCCTTTGCACATTTTTTATAATGACAATTAATGCTTCTTGAAGCTCTTTAGGGGTTAGCAATGTAGAGTCATATTGATGACCTGACTTAGAAGCATTTTTATAAAAGCGATAAATATACGCTATAACATTTTGAAGCCTATGTAGACTAGAATATTTTTCAAAGAGATGCTCGAATGAATCATCCCGCTGACTAACATTGCAAGATAAACCttcgttaatattaatatcaaaATGCTTATCATGCAAGGACTGACTGAGAGCCTTGTTATCAAATGCAGGGTGCACATAATCCCCATGTGACAAATATTCAGGGCCGTGCCACCACAATTGCTTTCCTTGCAAGCTTTGGGGCTCCACTCCGCGGGAAATTAAATCCGCGGGATTATCGCATGACTTTACATAGGACCACTGATCATGGTTTGTGAGTTCCAGAATTTTCTTCACCCTATTATTAACATAAGTATTGACTTTTGTTTTTGTAGACTTAAGCCAGCACAAAACTATTTGTGAGTCactgtataaatatgtattatgcgCAAATCTAGCTTTTAGCTTTTCGCTGACTCTAGATGCCAGCTGCGCCAATAGTAGAGCGCTGTTTAGTTCCAGCTGTGGTATAGTAAGGCTTTTAGCCAGTGGGGCCACTTTTGACTTGGCACAAAGCAATTTCGACTCTACAACTCCGTCTGATTTAAAAACTCTTACATAAATGCAACAACCGAAAGCTTTGAAAGACGCATCTGCATAACCCACTAACTCTACCAACATACATTCGTGACTATGCACTAGCCTAGGCAAGGAGACTCTACCCATCATTTTTAAATTAGCAAGAAATGTTTTCCATGCCTTAAGTTCAGCATCTGGTAAAGCTGTGTCCCAGCCCAAGGGCATAGACCACAAAAGCTGCATAAATATTTTAGCTGAAACTATTATAGGAGCTATGAGACCTAAAGGATCATAACATTTTCCAATAAATGAAAGAACTGTTCTTTTAGTATGATTGGTATCCTCATCATAGGGGGGACACTCAAATGTTAAGGTGTCTGAAGTAATATCGTACTTCAGACCTAAAGTTTTTATCACATTACTTGAATCTAAGTTTATTTGCTCAAAGTACTTCAAATTTTCTGGCAAATCGTCCAGAACAGCTGGGTAGCTAGAGCACcatttatgtaatttaaaattaccTAATTTAAATAACTCAATCAACTCATTTTTAAGTTGGTAAAGATCATTGATATCATCTGAACCAGCTATGACATCATCTACATATGTATTATTCAAAATGGCTTGAGACGCAAGCGGGTAATCATGtccaaataattttacaagCTCTACCAAACACCTAGTAGCTAGAAATGTAGAGCTCTTTAAGCCATACGTAACTGTCTGAAGCTGAAGGCAGCGGATGGGCTGGCCAGGACTATCCCGCCAGAGGATATTTTGAAGGCATCTATGTTCCGGGCTGACCAAAATGCACCTAAACATTTTTTGAACATCACATATCAAGGTGAATAAATAGGTCCGAAACAAAATTAATATGTCAAAGAGCTCACCCTGCACCACAGGTCCATTCAGCATGACATCATTGACAGACAGCTTATTTTTGGATTTCATGCTTCCGTCCATCACGATACGAAGCTTTGTACTTTTGCTGGCCTCGTTGAAAACAGGATGATGTGCTAGAAAGCTTACTGGTCCATTCAACATATCGTAAGAGTTAATATTGACCTCCCTAGCATGTCCCAATTCAACATATTCATCAATGAATTTTTTATACTGCTCTAGCAACTCTACATTTTTCATTAATTTTCTCTCTATCGAGTAAAATCTTTGTAAGGCAGCCGAAAAGGAGTTACCCAAATTTAGTTCACCTAAGGGGTGTTTAAGGGGAATGTCCACCTGAAATGTGTTATTATTCAAAGTAACAGACTCCTGAAATATTTTTTCAGCCTTTTCATATTCATCAGAAACCTTTTGTTGGGGTTCTGGCACCTTTTCGGCTAGCCAAAATTGATTCATAACATTTTCTAATTTTGTACTGTCACTAACAGCAAAATTTGTTACTAAAGCAGTGTTTGAGACATTGCCAGATTGGTTTATCTTGCCACCAACAACATAGCCAAATACGGTGCTTTGCAAGACAAGCCCCTCAGGCAATTTGATACAAtcatttaataatgattcaaaataaatatcacTTGCTAATAGCAATGAAATTTCTGATGGTGCATTAAAGTTTTCGTCAGAAAGTTTGACATGGCTTGGAAATTTCAGATTTGAACAATCAATATATTGTGGTGGCAAATGTGCCGTTACATCATCAACAACATGACAGTCAACATTAAATTTAACGTCTTCATATTGACAAGACCCCACAGGAATAATTACTGACCTATCCATAACGGAGGTCTGTTTATTGACACCAATTATATTTACACATTCTGCCTCAGTGGCAAAACCTAGCCTTTCTACAAGAGAAGTTGCGGCAAAAGATTCACTTGAGGCGGTGTCAAGCAATGCACGGCAGTAAACATCCCGGCCAAATTTATCAACAATTTTTACCTTCACTGTAGGTAATACTTTTTTATAAGATGCCTTCTTGACACATGTCAAAACAATAGATGCCGCCGCTGGTTGCTTGACATCTGAAGCATCCTCAGTATGCAAAAGGGTATTATGATGGCCTTtacataatttacatttaaacttGTACTTACAAGGTTTATCTGAGTGTGAGTTTATACAAACTGTACACAGCTTCTTCTCTTGCACAAAAGCCAAGCGGTCCTCGACGGAGGCTTCCTGAAATTTCACACAATTATAGATTGCATGGCCAGGTTTAGTACAAAATTTACAACCAGGTAATGATGCTACAACATTAGCAACCTTGGGGTAAGATTTGAATTTAGGAGTACCTACATTCTCATTTAGGGTAACCTTTTGAGGCAAACTATCCTCTAGCGCCATAGCACGCCTTTCTAAAAATTCAATAAACTCCGACATTGTTGGAAGAATTTGTGGGTCTCTCTCTAAGTGGAAAGCCCGGCTAGTATATTGATCTAGCTTCCTGCATAATATTGAAATGAGCAACAtatcccatttatcaacaggtTCCTTTAAGTTTTTAAGTGCATGCAGCTGCTGCTGCACTTGTGATACAAATGACCTTATAGAGGCCGCAGTTCCCTTAGCCATGCATGGGATGTCTAAGATAACATGTATATGGCTTATGATAAGCCTGGACTTATTGTCATAACGCTTTTTTAATAACTCTAATGCCTCTGGATATGAGGCGTTGACTAAAGgcaaatttacaatgacagatAGCGCTTCATCAGACAAAAACTTTCTCAAGTAAAACAACTTCTGTACATCtgataatgttttgtttttatcaatcacTGCTATGAACATTTCATAAAAGGGTTTGAATAGGGTAAAGTCCTTACCATTGTACACTGGTATATCAACATGGGGCAACTTCGAAGAAGAAACTCCAGCAACTTGAACTGTATCTGACCCTCGTAGAGACCTGAGAGTCTCATTAATCTTAGCCATCGTGCTAAAGTAGCGGTTCTCAAAGTCACCTGCATCCTCTGTGTCCTTGTCATCAAGGTTCAATATATCAAGTTGGATTGCCTCATAATCTTTGAGGGACGAGGCTAGTTTTTCCTTACGAGCCTCCATGGACTCCAACGAGGCGGAATTTAAACTATTGGGGTCGTTAACAAACTGCTCGATGCGAGTCATAGACGCCTTGACTTGGCCGCGCATAATCTTTAACTTCTTAAGCTCCGCCATTGCCGTATTTCACAAAACAAACGCTCAATACCACTGGAAACACTATTTAAGCACAAACCCGCACTTTCGTACCAGAATTTGTTAAAAATTGCAGTTGAAAACTATAATAACTGTATGTTTATGCAGTACACAAACCGTGAAGAAAAATTCGATTGACAGACGTCACTGTTGACAGCTACTTGTCACTTTTACCGCCAACTCTGAAAGGGCAGTCACACACGCACCGATGACGAAGTTCCGTACTACCAACCTTACAATCTAGTCCCACCTGAGTTGACAATCTGTCAAAGTGTTCTCGATGTACCGCTCATACAAATCTGCCGGTACTTGCACAAAAATTCCTTTGTGCCGGCGAACTGGAACTTTCGCGATGATGGTTGCAGCACGGCGATAAATGATTTCGGGTTAATATCAACCGAAATCACAATGATAAATTCGTCCAAGCTATGGGTTGGACAAGGTTGCGGCGGGCGGCGACAAGATATAGCAAGTCACCTTCGCCCTGCCAGCAAGCGATCTTCGTAGTATAATCACTAAACCACTGATTCTAAACTTTTTGATAATCTCGAAGGACCAACATTCGCATGTTTGAATCAAAATGCGATTAGatttatataataatcaacttTTATTGAAAGCTAATTTTAAAAGCTACTACATCAGTTATGGCACAGAATGAAGAGAGCGCTGACAGCGCGTCAAAGACAAACTTATTCTAAAATGTTGCAAGCAACAAATATTAACACTAAAGTtaagtatacaatattttataagctatGTTCAGACTTGTCCTGAacaaaaccctaaaaaaccaatttcaaaaataatttcatttagttttttttttcaattttactaAGTGATACAGTCCTACTTCAGTACCTATTTTACGAGACTTATGGAACTGTACTGCAGATACGGtgcatattaatcataaaatgatacgtaatatccatatatccaacggggaatacctctttaacccTTTTACTGCGCCTTTTCATCAGCTGTGGtatagttttgtatgaaaaactaaacaaactttgttgccgaccgctggattAGACGATTTCTAAACTATTATTGTTTCCCATTGACTCAATAGAATTACTTACGAGACTTACTTACTTTAACTAGAGCGCCATTATTCAAAGTCTAATGCGGTCTAGGATCGCCATTATTCAAAGTCTAA contains:
- the LOC134799404 gene encoding uncharacterized protein LOC134799404, whose product is MAELKKLKIMRGQVKASMTRIEQFVNDPNSLNSASLESMEARKEKLASSLKDYEAIQLDILNLDDKDTEDAGDFENRYFSTMAKINETLRSLRGSDTVQVAGVSSSKLPHVDIPVYNGSLRRGPLGFCAREEAVYSLYKLTLR